GGCGCGCACCTGATCTCGACTCCGCGCATGGGCGCCGAGATCATGGTCTGCCTAGACGTCTCCAATTCGATGCTCGCCGAGGACGTCGCGCCCAACCGCCTCGAGCGCGCCAAGGCCGAGCTTCGAGACCTCCTGACATATCTGCGCGGCGACAGCGTCGGGCTGATCGCATTCGCCGGACGAGCGAGCGTGCTCGCGCCGATCACGCCGGATTTTTCGTTCTTCCGCCTCGTGCTCGATTCGGCCGGGCCGCACAGCGTGTCGCGAGGCGGGACCAGGCTCGAAGAGCCGATCCGCAAGGCCGTTGCCGGATTTGCTGCGGGTGCCTCGGTTTCGCGCTCGATTCTTCTGATCACCGACGGGGAGGACCACGATTCGTTCCCGCTGGAGGCCGCCAAGGATGCGGCCGAGCGCGGGATCAAGATCCTCGCGATCGGCTTCGGCGACGAAAAAGGCAGCCCGATCGAGATCACCGATCCGAAGACGGGCGCCAGGCGCACTCTCAAGGATTCCAACGGCCAGGAAGTGATCAGCCGCCTCGACGGCGAGACGCTGCGAAAGATCGCGCTTGCCACCGGCGGCGCCTACATCCCCGCAGGCACCGGCGTCCTCGACCTGCAGTCGATCTACGAGACGTACATCGCCGGACTGACGCGCGGAGAGCTGGACGGCCAGAGCCGCACGATCCGCAACGAAGCGTACCAGTGGGCAGTGCTTGCGTCGTTGCTGCTTCTGTTCGCGTCAGTGCTCGTCGGCTCGGGTCGGGCAAGCGGGCGCAGGGCGCGGGCTGCCGCCGCGGGCGCATCCGTTGCGATCGTCCTCGCGCTCGCGCTCGTCTCCGCTGCGCGGGCCGACGATGCCGCGCCGGCCGCGGCGGAGGGCAGCGCGGCGCCCGCAGCCTCGGAAGATGCAGCGGACGCGACGACTCCGCAGGCGGCGGAAGCGGCGAAAGCCGCGCCTCCGGCTGCGCCGGCCCCACCGGCCAAGCCTCCGCGCGCGACGTTCAACGACGGCGTCGACCAGATGGCCGCCGGCGATTTCGACGCCGCCGAGAAGCAGCTCGAGGATGCAAGGTCGCGCGCCCAGTTCGACGGCGTGCTGCGCCGCGACGCGACCTACGACCTCGGCATCCTCGATTCGCGGCGCGCCGACGCGAAGGTCGACTCCAGTCCCGAGGACGCCCTTGCCGCGCTCGAGCGCTCGGCTTCCTGGTTCCGCGAAACCGTCACGCTCGATCCCAAGGACAACGATGCCAGGCAGAACCTCGAGCTGGTGCTGCGGCGCTCGCTGGTGCTTGCCGACGCGATCGCGCGCAAGAAGGAAAAATCGCTGCTCGACGACATCAACGTGCTGATGGAAGAACAGCGGGCGCTGCTGACTTCGCTTCGCAAAGCCGTGCAGGACCAGGCCGGAGACAATTCCACGACAAGTCCTGCGGGGGGGGACGTCGAGAAGGACCGCCAGGCCTTCCGTGAGCTGGCCACGCGCCAGCTCGCGCTTTCGTCGAAAGCCGAAGACGTCTCCGATCGCGCCGTGCGCGAGCAGGCGCTGATCCAGAACAAGCCGCCCGAACAACAAAAACCCGAAGAAACCCTGAAAGCCGCACAGCTCGACGGCGCGCTCGAATCGCTGCACCAGGCCCGGGAACAGATGGGTCAGGCGCGGGGCCGCCTTCGCCGCCTCGAAGGACCCGGCGCCTACCGCGCCGCTTCGACGACGCTGACGGATCTCAAGCGCGCACGCGACCGCCTGCTCGATCCGGTCAAGGTGCTCGACATCCTCGTCGGCGATGCGACCGAGCTGTCGCGCCTGACCGGCGTCAAGGTCGCGCTCGATTCGGGCCAGAGCAAGGCACCACCGCAGAAGTGGCTGACGCCCGAGCACCTGGCCGACACCGCCGGCGAGCTGCGCGAGCGCGTCGAGGAGCTGCACTACAACTTCGTCGCGGTGCTGTCGCAGAACGACGCCGCCGCGAAAAACGGCCAGGTTCCCGACGAAAAGAGCGCATCGCTGCTCGAACGGGTTCGCGAAGCGGAGCCATTGATCGGCGAGGCCGCGACCAAAGTCTCCGACGCGCACGACGATCTCGGCCAGTCCCACGTTCGCGAGTCTCTTGCTCCGCAGTACCAGGCGATCGCGAAGCTGGCCGCTGCGCGCGAGAGCTTCCTCGATTTCCAGCGCCTCGTCGATCTCGTCTACGACGACGAAAAACGAGTGCAGTCGATCGTCTCGCCGAAGAAAGAGATCGCGGCGGCAGACAAGACCGAATACGCTCCGATGGCCGACGACGTCCAGAAGAACAACTCGGCCCGCGGTCCGCGTCTCGACAGGCAGCTGAAGGAAGAGACCGCGGCGGCCGCGCAGGCGGTCGAAGCGAAAAAAGCCGGCCGGGCCCAACAGCAGCAACAACCGCAGGGACAAGCTGCGGCGCCGCCACCGTCGCAACAACAGGGTCCGGATCCCGAGCAGCAAAAGCAGCTCCTGGATCTTGCCGCGACGTACCTTTCCGCCGCGCGCGGAGCGATGGACGGAGCGACGACGAAGCTCGATACGCTCGCGAAAGAAGCATCCTCGCGCGGCGACTCGCTGCCCGCCGACTCGTGGCACCCGTCACAGGCGGCCGTCGACGAAGCGGTTTCCCGCATCGAGGACCTGCGCCGCCTGTTCTTCTCGGTCATCGATCGCTTGAAGGAGCTGGCCCAGCACCAGCTGGAGCTCGGCGACCAGACCGAGGAGACTGCGACGATGGCGGCCGCCAGTCCGGACCAGGACTCCACGTCGAAGGCCGGACCTCTCGGCGCGCGCCAGGACAGCCTGTCGAGCAACGCATCGCCGATTGCCGATGCGCTTCGCGAGCAGTCCAAACAGCCCGTCCCGCCCGAAGCCAAGGGCAAGGTCCCCGAAGACTTGCCGCAGCGTCTTGCCGAAGCAGCCGGTCACGTCGACAACGCGCGAGGATCGATGGACCAGGCGAGCCAGCACTTGAAGGTGGATCCTCCTGCGTTCGCGGATTCACGAACCGCGCAGAACGCCGCGCTCGAGGAGCTCGAAGCTGCGCTCAAGCTGCTGGTGCCGCCCGACAAACAGAAACAGCAGCAGGACCAGCAACAGCAGCAACAACAACAACAGCAGCAGCAGGGCGGCCAGAAGGACCAGCAACAGGGCGGCCAGAAGTCGGCAGCGCAGAAGGCTGAGCAGAAAGCTGCCGAAGAGCAGCAGAAGAACGAGAAGACCGATCCGGCCCAGCTCCTGCAGGGAATCCGTGACCGCGAGGCCGAGCGCCGCGCGAGCAAGGACAAAGCCCAGCACCAGTCCTACGAACCGGTCGAGAAGGACTGGTGATGCTGCAGCCGTGCAGCATCATGTGGCGGAGGTGCGCGGCCACGATAGCCACTGTCGCCGCGATCGGCAGGATGGCCGCGCTGGCCTTCGCGTTCGTGCTCGCCCTTGCCGCCAGCGCGCTGGCCCAGCAGGCCCAGTTCCAGATCACGCAGGGGCCGTACTACGCCGGCGTGCCGATCGACATGCAGGTGGTCGCCGACAACTTCGACGACGAGCCGCAGCCCGACGTCAAAGCCGATGCGCCCGCCGGCACGACGCTGTCGTTCGTGCAGGCCCGACCCCAGGTCTCGAGCATGATGCAGATCGTCAACGGTCACGTCACGCAGAGCCGCACGGTACGATTCGGGTTCGTCTACCAGCTGACCGCACCGGCGGCGGGCCACTACACGGTCGGTCCGTTCACGGTAACGCAGGAGGGCGGCAAATCCGCCGTGACGCGCTCGCTGTCGATCAACGTCATCGACGTACCGGAAGCCAGTGGCCAGAAGCTGCGCGTCGTGCTGCCCGACCATGCGATCTTCATCGGGCAGCGCATCCCGGTAAGGGTCGAGTGGTGGACCGAAGAGGGACTGGCCGACCGCCTTTTCAACGAGCACCTCAATGCGCCGCTGTTCCTCGACACGACGCATTTCCAGTTCATCGACGAGCCTCATGCGCCCACGCGCCTTTCGATCTCGGTCGACGTGCCCGGCGGCAACACCGAGTTCCCGGTCGAGGTCAAGGAGACCAACGACGGCGGCAAGCGCTACGTCGTGCGGACGTTCACCAGGATGATGGTGCCGGTGGCCACGGGGCACTTCGACCTCGGCGAGCCGTCGCTGTTCTGTGAAGAAGCGGTCAGTTTCCAGCGCGACCTCTTCGGATCGCGGGTGCCGTCCCAGGCCAGGAAGCTGCGCGTGGCCGGCGCGCCGATGGGGCTCGACGTGCAGGCGGTTCCGGTGGCCGGTCGCCCTGCGAGCTTTGCCGGTGCGATCGGGCAGAACTTCTCGATCAGCGTTGCTGCCGACCGTACCGTGCTGCAGGCCGGAGATCCTGTGAAGCTGTCGATCACCGTGCACGGCGACGGGACTCTCGATACCGCCACGCTTCCTCCGCTCGCTGCGGCCGGTCTTTCCGACAAGCAGTTCCGCGTACCCGACAACGCGGTTGCCGGCCTCACCGACGAGACCGGCAAACACTTCGAAGTCTCGGTACGGGTGCTCGATGCGTCGGTGCGCGAGATCCCGCCGGTATCGTACTCGTGGTTCGATCCCGCGACGGGCAGGTTCGAGACGACGCACTCGCCGCCGATCGCACTCTCGGTCCGCCCGTCGACGG
Above is a genomic segment from Candidatus Binatia bacterium containing:
- a CDS encoding VWA domain-containing protein translates to MSDFRFAEPAWAFLLWGVVAFTALLLWLDARSGSAMSRFLSPLMQSRLAETPSRTRRRTSIVLVGASLAMAVVALMRPQWGAHLISTPRMGAEIMVCLDVSNSMLAEDVAPNRLERAKAELRDLLTYLRGDSVGLIAFAGRASVLAPITPDFSFFRLVLDSAGPHSVSRGGTRLEEPIRKAVAGFAAGASVSRSILLITDGEDHDSFPLEAAKDAAERGIKILAIGFGDEKGSPIEITDPKTGARRTLKDSNGQEVISRLDGETLRKIALATGGAYIPAGTGVLDLQSIYETYIAGLTRGELDGQSRTIRNEAYQWAVLASLLLLFASVLVGSGRASGRRARAAAAGASVAIVLALALVSAARADDAAPAAAEGSAAPAASEDAADATTPQAAEAAKAAPPAAPAPPAKPPRATFNDGVDQMAAGDFDAAEKQLEDARSRAQFDGVLRRDATYDLGILDSRRADAKVDSSPEDALAALERSASWFRETVTLDPKDNDARQNLELVLRRSLVLADAIARKKEKSLLDDINVLMEEQRALLTSLRKAVQDQAGDNSTTSPAGGDVEKDRQAFRELATRQLALSSKAEDVSDRAVREQALIQNKPPEQQKPEETLKAAQLDGALESLHQAREQMGQARGRLRRLEGPGAYRAASTTLTDLKRARDRLLDPVKVLDILVGDATELSRLTGVKVALDSGQSKAPPQKWLTPEHLADTAGELRERVEELHYNFVAVLSQNDAAAKNGQVPDEKSASLLERVREAEPLIGEAATKVSDAHDDLGQSHVRESLAPQYQAIAKLAAARESFLDFQRLVDLVYDDEKRVQSIVSPKKEIAAADKTEYAPMADDVQKNNSARGPRLDRQLKEETAAAAQAVEAKKAGRAQQQQQPQGQAAAPPPSQQQGPDPEQQKQLLDLAATYLSAARGAMDGATTKLDTLAKEASSRGDSLPADSWHPSQAAVDEAVSRIEDLRRLFFSVIDRLKELAQHQLELGDQTEETATMAAASPDQDSTSKAGPLGARQDSLSSNASPIADALREQSKQPVPPEAKGKVPEDLPQRLAEAAGHVDNARGSMDQASQHLKVDPPAFADSRTAQNAALEELEAALKLLVPPDKQKQQQDQQQQQQQQQQQQGGQKDQQQGGQKSAAQKAEQKAAEEQQKNEKTDPAQLLQGIRDREAERRASKDKAQHQSYEPVEKDW
- a CDS encoding BatD family protein → MLQPCSIMWRRCAATIATVAAIGRMAALAFAFVLALAASALAQQAQFQITQGPYYAGVPIDMQVVADNFDDEPQPDVKADAPAGTTLSFVQARPQVSSMMQIVNGHVTQSRTVRFGFVYQLTAPAAGHYTVGPFTVTQEGGKSAVTRSLSINVIDVPEASGQKLRVVLPDHAIFIGQRIPVRVEWWTEEGLADRLFNEHLNAPLFLDTTHFQFIDEPHAPTRLSISVDVPGGNTEFPVEVKETNDGGKRYVVRTFTRMMVPVATGHFDLGEPSLFCEEAVSFQRDLFGSRVPSQARKLRVAGAPMGLDVQAVPVAGRPASFAGAIGQNFSISVAADRTVLQAGDPVKLSITVHGDGTLDTATLPPLAAAGLSDKQFRVPDNAVAGLTDETGKHFEVSVRVLDASVREIPPVSYSWFDPATGRFETTHSPPIALSVRPSTVVGANDVVSAAPAEKHEEEPKGAAQPGAAGPAGATGSAAARTPSFTLTGADLSIVTDTARLRSMQPSVLASSTVQWSAYATGLAALLAGFAVRRRRSVDPVKARLRKDLRALRRRVSSSRSAREVADCLRKMASLLVDSASHTARLDGVLAGLDEVAFAPGGEAAITIPLRNESVAVADAMLESLQ